One genomic region from Verrucomicrobiia bacterium encodes:
- a CDS encoding class II aldolase/adducin family protein: MKQVFSVRDLEEMLRAGKDVHALPQDALLTPSARDFLLDLAKDNGGFDARKPETATPRNPVIAPSSKSSKAEIEAFFKSPQINDLKLQICDIGRRLWQRAYVDGNGGNIAIRVSDDIALCTPTLVSKGFMKPEDMCLVDLEGNQLCGEKKRTSEILMHLQIMKRQPRAVATVHCHPPYSTGFAVAGIQPPTCMIPEFEVFASVAIAPYRTPGTPEMGKLVADLVDKHNTILMANHGVVTWSHNNLEDAYFKMEILEAYCRTVVVASQLGKPVNTMTPAQLQDLLKIKQSLGIPDPRFGLKECELCDNEGWRPGVTCALQAHNGGQDTAVTPPDPAAEALIQTITDQIMSGLTPGHK; encoded by the coding sequence ATGAAGCAGGTTTTCAGTGTCCGTGATTTGGAAGAGATGCTGCGCGCCGGCAAAGATGTCCATGCGCTGCCGCAGGATGCATTGTTGACGCCCTCAGCGCGTGACTTCCTGCTGGACCTTGCCAAGGACAACGGGGGTTTTGACGCAAGAAAGCCTGAGACGGCCACGCCGCGCAATCCAGTCATCGCTCCTTCCTCGAAAAGCTCAAAAGCCGAGATCGAGGCCTTCTTCAAGTCTCCGCAAATTAACGACCTGAAGCTCCAGATTTGCGATATTGGCCGCCGCCTCTGGCAGCGTGCGTACGTGGATGGCAATGGCGGTAACATCGCGATCCGAGTAAGCGATGACATCGCGCTTTGCACCCCCACGCTGGTCTCCAAAGGTTTCATGAAACCGGAAGACATGTGCTTGGTGGACCTCGAAGGCAACCAACTCTGTGGTGAGAAAAAGCGCACGAGCGAAATTCTCATGCACCTGCAAATAATGAAGCGGCAGCCGCGCGCGGTAGCCACGGTTCATTGCCACCCGCCCTATAGCACCGGCTTTGCGGTGGCGGGTATTCAACCGCCCACCTGCATGATTCCGGAATTCGAGGTGTTCGCCTCGGTGGCCATTGCCCCGTATCGCACGCCCGGCACACCGGAGATGGGCAAGCTGGTTGCCGACCTTGTCGATAAACATAACACCATCCTCATGGCCAACCACGGGGTGGTCACCTGGAGCCACAACAACCTCGAGGACGCCTACTTTAAAATGGAGATTCTCGAGGCCTACTGCCGCACAGTCGTTGTTGCCTCCCAATTAGGGAAACCCGTCAACACCATGACTCCTGCCCAATTGCAGGACCTGCTTAAAATCAAACAAAGCCTCGGCATACCCGACCCACGGTTTGGCCTGAAAGAATGCGAACTGTGCGACAACGAGGGCTGGCGTCCCGGCGTGACCTGCGCACTGCAGGCCCACAACGGCGGGCAAGACACTGCGGTCACGCCGCCTGACCCTGCCGCCGAGGCCCTTATCCAAACCATTACCGATCAGATCATGTCCGGCCTCACGCCCGGTCACAAGTAA
- a CDS encoding lactate/malate dehydrogenase family protein has protein sequence MKITIIGGGGRVGSCAAYALQCEGLMAELQILDANKDLMEGEALDLLHGSAFAGDQKIYPGDYARAADSDLFLITAGLRRKPDESRLDLINRNVTLFLQILDSIKSAGMRPDAHVLVVSNPVDILTHLAVRKLGLPWQQVYGLGTMLDTCRFSSFIADELKLAPTQVKALILGEHGDSMVPIWSSATVNGLPLSGLPECTPGFQNAVFERTKGSGAEVIKKKGGAGWAVGVAIREVVHTVLLNKKSLLPVSSLAQGVYGIDKICLSLPSVLGRKGIERQVELKLWPKEQMALQQSARALKETLAKAGA, from the coding sequence ATGAAAATCACCATTATCGGCGGCGGAGGCCGGGTTGGCTCGTGCGCAGCCTATGCCCTGCAGTGCGAAGGACTGATGGCCGAGCTGCAAATTCTTGACGCCAATAAAGACCTCATGGAAGGCGAGGCCCTTGATTTGCTTCATGGCTCGGCATTTGCCGGCGATCAAAAAATCTACCCCGGCGATTACGCGCGCGCTGCGGATAGTGACTTGTTCCTGATCACCGCTGGCCTGCGCCGTAAACCGGATGAATCGCGGCTGGACCTCATCAACCGCAATGTAACCCTTTTCCTGCAGATTCTCGACAGCATCAAATCCGCAGGGATGCGGCCCGATGCCCACGTCCTGGTTGTGTCAAACCCAGTGGATATCCTTACCCACTTGGCTGTACGAAAGCTGGGGTTGCCTTGGCAGCAGGTCTATGGCCTGGGCACCATGCTCGATACCTGCCGCTTCAGCTCGTTTATCGCCGACGAACTCAAGCTGGCTCCTACCCAGGTCAAAGCCCTCATCCTGGGCGAGCACGGCGATTCCATGGTGCCCATTTGGTCCAGCGCAACCGTCAATGGCTTGCCCTTGTCCGGCTTGCCCGAGTGCACCCCCGGCTTTCAGAATGCCGTCTTCGAGCGGACCAAAGGCAGCGGGGCGGAGGTGATTAAGAAAAAGGGGGGCGCCGGTTGGGCGGTCGGAGTTGCCATTCGCGAAGTGGTTCACACGGTCCTATTGAACAAAAAATCCCTTCTTCCGGTTTCAAGCCTGGCGCAAGGGGTGTATGGGATTGATAAGATTTGCTTGAGCTTGCCCTCTGTGTTGGGCCGCAAGGGCATTGAACGACAGGTCGAACTCAAGCTGTGGCCCAAGGAACAAATGGCATTGCAGCAATCCGCCCGCGCCTTGAAAGAGACGCTCGCAAAGGCCGGCGCCTGA
- the infA gene encoding translation initiation factor IF-1: protein MSSEQPIELEGTIATVLPGTMFRVKLDNAHEVLAHLSGKMRKHFVRLTVGDRVRLEMSPYDLSKARITYRLR from the coding sequence ATGAGTAGCGAGCAACCGATAGAACTCGAAGGCACCATCGCCACTGTCTTGCCGGGAACGATGTTTCGGGTCAAGCTGGACAATGCGCACGAGGTGCTGGCTCATCTCTCGGGTAAGATGCGCAAGCACTTCGTCCGTCTGACCGTTGGTGATCGTGTCCGGCTCGAAATGTCCCCTTACGACCTGAGCAAGGCCCGCATTACTTATCGCCTCCGTTGA
- a CDS encoding MFS transporter, which produces MINPAGTSPESLTAGSAAPSRDPYAVLRNRDLLLYLVGRFMSSLGQQMLTVAVGWELYERTNSALALGLVGLTQMVPMILFTLPAGHVADNHDRKRIIVLMTFLIGLASLGLTWISSRHADVFWIYFCLFVAGTARTFLWPASSAFLPHLVSRQQFSKAVTWSSGSFQLSSVVGPAAGGALIAATHSAAPVYAANAAASLLCLTLISLVSRSHVVAIKEKMTLKNLIVGFNFVFSNPIILGTITLDLFAVLLGGATALLPVYAKDILRAGPRGLGFLQAALPLGSLVCALFLAHRRPLQKAGRTMLWAVAIFGLTTIVFGFSRWFWLSMLMLFVCGAVDNISVVVRHTLVQLLTPDEKRGRVSAVNSLFIGTSNELGGFESGTVAYWLGPVFSVVSGGIGTVLVVIAVAVLWPQIRAYGRLDAG; this is translated from the coding sequence GTGATAAATCCTGCCGGGACATCACCCGAATCGTTGACTGCGGGCTCCGCTGCGCCCTCGCGTGATCCGTATGCGGTGCTGCGCAACCGCGACCTGCTGCTGTACCTGGTTGGCCGGTTCATGTCCTCATTGGGCCAGCAGATGCTGACTGTTGCGGTGGGCTGGGAACTTTACGAGCGCACCAATTCCGCATTGGCTCTGGGTTTGGTGGGGTTGACTCAAATGGTTCCGATGATCCTGTTCACGTTACCGGCTGGTCATGTGGCCGACAATCATGATCGCAAACGCATCATCGTTCTAATGACCTTTCTCATTGGCCTCGCCAGCCTGGGGCTGACCTGGATTTCGAGCCGGCACGCTGACGTTTTTTGGATTTATTTCTGCCTCTTTGTTGCCGGCACGGCCCGCACCTTTTTATGGCCGGCCAGTTCCGCTTTCCTGCCTCATCTGGTTTCCCGCCAGCAGTTCTCAAAAGCCGTCACTTGGAGCAGCGGCAGCTTCCAGCTTTCATCCGTGGTGGGTCCTGCGGCGGGCGGCGCCCTCATCGCAGCCACTCACAGTGCAGCCCCGGTTTACGCCGCCAATGCCGCCGCCTCACTATTATGCCTGACTCTCATTAGCCTCGTCAGCCGAAGCCATGTGGTGGCCATCAAAGAGAAAATGACCCTCAAAAACCTGATCGTTGGCTTCAACTTTGTCTTTTCCAACCCGATCATCCTGGGAACAATTACGCTGGACCTTTTTGCCGTGCTCCTGGGCGGCGCCACGGCACTATTGCCGGTTTATGCCAAGGACATCCTGCGCGCCGGCCCGAGGGGGCTTGGCTTTTTGCAAGCGGCTTTGCCTTTGGGTTCTCTGGTCTGCGCGCTATTCCTGGCTCACAGGCGTCCGCTTCAGAAAGCCGGCAGGACCATGCTCTGGGCGGTTGCTATCTTCGGGCTGACCACAATCGTATTTGGCTTTTCGCGCTGGTTCTGGTTGTCGATGCTGATGCTCTTTGTCTGCGGGGCTGTGGATAACATCAGCGTCGTTGTCCGGCACACCCTGGTGCAACTGCTTACTCCTGATGAAAAGCGCGGGCGCGTCTCGGCCGTCAATAGCCTGTTCATCGGGACCTCCAATGAGTTAGGCGGTTTCGAGTCGGGCACCGTTGCCTACTGGTTGGGACCGGTCTTCTCGGTGGTCTCGGGAGGGATCGGGACGGTGTTGGTGGTTATCGCCGTAGCCGTGCTCTGGCCGCAAATCCGCGCCTACGGGCGATTGGACGCCGGGTAG
- a CDS encoding Gfo/Idh/MocA family oxidoreductase, which yields MSSHRTLSRRSFLKTLGMAAAAAPFVTTGWAARSPNSVLRHASFGASGMAWADLNELTKFKALELVAVAEVDLNRTEELKKKFPQTRIYQDWRELLDTEGHGIDSVNVSTPDHMHAVMGMSAIQLGKHVYGQKPLAHDLHEVRKLTEAAARKKVVTQMGIQIHATSDYQLATILVQSGAIGKIKEVHSWCPKSWGDPTPRPDRSDPVPQGFDWKLWLGVCTERPFLGEAYYHPANWRKRLDFGTGTFGDMGCHIFDPVFDALQLSAPLSVRSSGVAPNQWNWAMDSHIEYIFPGTSFTAEPQVILTWYDGGAKPPAEILALLEGDERPNTGSIFVGTQGTLVLPHVSRPLLYPDKKFKDLKFPEVESRDHWGEFVKACLGRDRTLANFGYAGPLTESVLLGGVASRFPNTTLRWNPTRLEFDLTAANRFIRREYRPGWGVKGLSWSV from the coding sequence ATGAGCTCTCACCGAACACTCTCGCGCCGTTCTTTTCTCAAAACTCTTGGCATGGCCGCTGCGGCCGCACCGTTCGTCACCACGGGTTGGGCAGCCCGCTCACCGAACAGCGTGTTGCGCCACGCCAGCTTCGGCGCCAGCGGTATGGCTTGGGCTGACCTCAATGAGCTGACCAAGTTCAAGGCGCTAGAACTAGTCGCCGTCGCCGAAGTGGACCTGAACCGAACCGAGGAGCTGAAGAAAAAATTCCCCCAGACCAGGATTTATCAAGATTGGCGGGAGTTGCTTGACACCGAAGGCCACGGCATTGATTCGGTCAACGTGTCCACCCCAGACCACATGCACGCCGTCATGGGCATGAGCGCCATTCAACTGGGCAAGCACGTTTATGGCCAAAAACCCCTCGCCCACGATTTGCATGAGGTCCGCAAGCTCACTGAGGCGGCTGCCCGCAAGAAAGTGGTCACGCAAATGGGAATCCAAATCCATGCGACCAGCGATTACCAACTCGCTACGATACTGGTTCAATCCGGGGCCATCGGCAAAATCAAGGAAGTCCACTCCTGGTGCCCCAAATCCTGGGGCGACCCCACGCCCCGCCCGGACCGCTCGGACCCGGTGCCCCAAGGCTTCGACTGGAAACTGTGGCTGGGGGTATGCACCGAGCGGCCCTTCCTCGGCGAGGCCTATTATCACCCGGCCAACTGGCGAAAACGTCTCGACTTCGGCACCGGGACGTTCGGGGACATGGGCTGTCACATCTTTGACCCGGTATTCGATGCCCTGCAACTCTCGGCGCCGCTCTCGGTGCGTTCGAGCGGAGTAGCCCCCAACCAATGGAACTGGGCCATGGATTCGCACATCGAATATATTTTCCCGGGCACATCCTTCACGGCCGAACCCCAGGTGATACTGACTTGGTATGACGGGGGAGCCAAACCACCTGCCGAAATCCTGGCTCTGTTGGAGGGAGACGAACGACCGAATACCGGCTCGATCTTCGTTGGAACCCAGGGCACGCTGGTCTTGCCGCACGTCTCACGCCCATTGCTCTATCCTGATAAAAAGTTCAAAGACCTGAAATTTCCTGAAGTCGAGTCGCGTGATCATTGGGGCGAGTTCGTTAAGGCCTGTTTGGGGCGCGACCGGACGCTGGCAAATTTTGGTTACGCCGGACCATTGACTGAGTCAGTGCTGCTAGGAGGTGTGGCTTCTCGATTCCCGAACACCACGTTGCGCTGGAACCCCACCCGGCTAGAATTCGACTTGACCGCAGCCAACCGGTTCATCCGGCGTGAGTACCGGCCTGGCTGGGGCGTTAAAGGCTTGAGTTGGAGTGTGTAA
- a CDS encoding response regulator transcription factor, producing MRSKILVIDDEPEAVELVEFNLAQAGFDVLKATDGAEALKKAHAMIPSLIILDLMLPEIDGLEVCKILRRDTATAAIPIVMVTAKAAEIDRILGLELGADEYICKPFSPRELVLRVKKLLQRTQAATAEPDLHRFGELVIDPPRHLVSWRGKQIELTATEFKLLLLLAQRRGRVQSREQLLRDVWEYNNLIDTRTVDTHMRRLREKLGPAAKFLDTVRGVGYRFLEA from the coding sequence GTGAGATCCAAAATCCTCGTGATCGATGACGAGCCTGAGGCGGTCGAGTTGGTCGAGTTTAATCTCGCCCAGGCAGGCTTTGATGTCCTCAAGGCAACCGATGGCGCCGAGGCCCTCAAAAAGGCCCACGCCATGATTCCGAGCTTGATCATTTTGGATTTGATGCTGCCTGAAATCGATGGATTGGAGGTATGCAAAATCCTCCGGCGCGATACGGCAACCGCTGCTATTCCGATTGTGATGGTGACCGCCAAGGCTGCCGAAATTGATCGTATCTTGGGGTTGGAACTGGGCGCCGACGAATATATCTGCAAACCGTTCAGCCCCCGCGAATTGGTCTTGCGCGTTAAAAAGCTGCTGCAACGCACCCAGGCCGCAACCGCAGAACCGGACCTGCACAGATTTGGCGAACTGGTGATTGATCCCCCCCGGCACCTGGTCAGTTGGCGGGGCAAGCAGATCGAGTTAACAGCCACGGAATTCAAGCTGCTTTTGCTCCTGGCCCAAAGACGCGGCCGGGTGCAGTCTCGCGAGCAACTGCTGCGCGATGTCTGGGAATATAACAACCTTATTGATACTCGCACGGTGGATACTCATATGCGCCGGTTGCGTGAAAAGCTTGGGCCTGCGGCAAAATTCCTCGATACCGTGCGCGGTGTAGGCTATCGTTTCCTTGAGGCCTAG
- a CDS encoding ATP-binding protein, with translation MLWPIVTMVLALALLVLNGWWRARFERAQRTAAKELERLRRSQAQSTLEVQTRQEALFNSMAEGLLLLDQGGRVQLANRAVTALFGITNDIRSRTIMEALRLHELAELVEFLGPRRQVLGFELKLARPTERWLQVNGAAIFNGAGKRQGTILVFHDLTRLKRLESSRQDFVANVSHELRTPLSLIKGYVETLLDGAKDNPVVANKFLQTIDRNAERLKLLIEDLLTISELESGRIQLNLQTIPLKPLVAKVLSDFKSRAQARQTSLVDNVPDMQIRADADRLEQVLCNLIDNAIKYGRSAGTVTVSARALGDAQIEVCVQDDGPGIPPDSIERVFERFYRVDKARSREQGGTGLGLSIVKHIVQSHSGRAWARSQLGQGASFYFTLPDSEGLQERGLPESSSLREGRVAQGSELPQLRNEARGLAQNAGVGQVKPITQ, from the coding sequence ATGCTATGGCCTATTGTGACCATGGTCCTGGCGCTGGCGCTGCTGGTCCTGAACGGCTGGTGGCGGGCGCGCTTTGAACGCGCCCAACGAACCGCCGCAAAGGAACTCGAACGGCTCCGCCGCTCTCAGGCCCAGTCCACTCTCGAGGTCCAGACCCGCCAGGAAGCTCTCTTCAACAGCATGGCCGAAGGACTCCTGCTCCTGGATCAGGGCGGTCGTGTGCAACTGGCAAACCGCGCCGTTACGGCCTTATTTGGGATCACCAATGACATCCGCTCTCGCACGATTATGGAGGCGCTGCGCCTGCACGAACTGGCCGAGTTGGTCGAGTTTCTGGGGCCGCGAAGGCAAGTGCTGGGTTTTGAGCTGAAGCTGGCGCGCCCTACCGAGCGCTGGCTGCAGGTCAATGGGGCAGCTATCTTTAACGGGGCCGGAAAAAGACAAGGCACTATTCTTGTTTTCCACGATTTGACCCGCCTCAAGCGCCTGGAAAGTTCGCGCCAGGACTTCGTTGCAAACGTCAGCCATGAATTGCGCACCCCGCTCTCCCTCATTAAGGGTTACGTTGAAACCCTGCTGGATGGGGCCAAGGACAACCCGGTGGTGGCCAATAAATTCCTGCAGACTATCGATCGCAACGCGGAGCGATTAAAGCTCTTGATCGAGGATTTGCTCACCATCTCGGAATTGGAATCGGGCCGCATCCAGCTCAATCTCCAGACCATCCCCTTAAAGCCCCTGGTTGCCAAGGTCCTGAGCGATTTCAAATCCCGTGCCCAGGCCAGGCAGACCAGCCTGGTGGACAATGTTCCAGACATGCAGATTCGGGCCGATGCGGACCGGCTCGAACAGGTCTTGTGTAACTTGATTGACAACGCGATCAAGTACGGTCGGTCGGCGGGGACCGTCACCGTAAGCGCCCGGGCTCTTGGTGACGCCCAAATCGAGGTGTGTGTCCAGGACGACGGTCCGGGAATCCCCCCTGACTCCATCGAACGTGTGTTCGAGCGGTTTTATCGAGTTGATAAGGCCCGCTCCCGCGAACAAGGCGGCACAGGGCTGGGCTTATCCATCGTAAAACATATCGTGCAAAGCCATAGCGGGCGAGCCTGGGCAAGGAGCCAGCTTGGTCAAGGGGCCTCGTTCTACTTTACACTTCCAGACAGCGAGGGATTACAGGAACGCGGACTCCCGGAAAGCTCGTCCCTCCGGGAAGGCAGAGTTGCACAAGGCTCTGAACTTCCCCAATTGAGAAATGAGGCCCGAGGGCTTGCTCAGAACGCCGGAGTTGGGCAAGTTAAGCCTATCACACAATGA